A stretch of Lathyrus oleraceus cultivar Zhongwan6 chromosome 6, CAAS_Psat_ZW6_1.0, whole genome shotgun sequence DNA encodes these proteins:
- the LOC127098324 gene encoding uncharacterized protein LOC127098324 — translation MLGTSMNFSRGRGEDRFYNPPQARRLLHTAENERIRRAHSDVTPSRSVVREKSVDSVEKEKKRENNRVGSEETKKVVVVPACETEVKRLSNLERFLQSVTPSVHAQHLSKRNTRSFRTCSEEVPPYFVLGDLWESFREWSAYGAGVPLVLNDKDSVVQYYVPYLSGIQIYAQTVKPSVKSRQLGEDSDSDFRDSSSDGSSDCEPARGYREQRNLPHLSDDLSHWMGRLSVRNQHTLPQDGSSSDDGESVNSQGYLLFEYFERDNPYGREPLADKIMDLAFRFPQLLTLRSCDILSSSWISVAWYPIYRIPMGQTLKDLDACFLTYHSLSTPVGGSQRVQAPVPSYSTEMDGVPKISLPVFGLASYKFKGPLWTPSGGYERQLSNSLLQNADKWLRLLQVSHPDFLFFSR, via the exons ATGTTGGGTACTAGCATGAACTTTTCGCGTGGTCGTGGTGAGGATCGGTTTTATAATCCGCCGCAAGCTCGCCGGTTGTTACACACGGCGGAGAATGAAAGGATTCGGAGAGCTCACAGCGATGTAACGCCGAGTCGGTCGGTGGTTAGGGAGAAATCTGTGGATTCGgttgagaaagagaagaaacGAGAGAATAACCGGGTTGGGTCTGAAGAGACCAAGAAAGTAGTTGTGGTACCGGCGTGTGAAACGGAGGTGAAGCGGTTGAGTAACTTGGAAAGGTTTTTGCAATCGGTTACGCCGTCTGTGCATGCTCAGCATCTTTCTAAG AGGAACACGAGAAGCTTTAGGACGTGTAGTGAGGAGGTTCCACCTTACTTTGTTCTTGGTGATTTGTGGGAATCATTTAGGGAGTGGAGTGCGTACGGTGCTGGAGTGCCGCTTGTACTAAATGACAAAGATAGTGTTGTTCAATACTATGTTCCTTATCTTTCTGGGATTCAAATTTATGCCCAGACTGTCAAGCCATCTGTAAAGTCAAG GCAACTAGGCGAGGACAGTGATAGTGATTTCAGGGACTCAAGTAGTGATGGTAGCAGTGATTGTGAACCTGCTAGAGGATATAGGGAACAAAGGAATCTTCCCCATCTCTCGGATGACTTATCTCATTGGATGGGTAGATTATCTGTGAGAAATCAGCATACTCTCCCACAAGATGGCTCTTCTAGTGATGATGGTGAATCTGTCAATTCTCAGGGCTACTTGCTATTCGAGTATTTTGAACGGGACAATCCTTATGGCCGCGAACCTTTGGCTGATAAG ATAATGGACCTTGCTTTTCGTTTCCCTCAACTGCTGACACTTAGAAGTTGTGATATACTATCATCAAGTTGGATATCTGTAGCATG GTATCCTATATACAGAATCCCAATGGGTCAAACATTAAAAGATCTTGATGCGTGCTTTCTGACATACCATTCTCTTTCTACACCCGTGGGAG GTTCACAAAGAGTGCAGGCTCCTGTACCATCATATTCAACCGAGATGGACGGTGTTCCAAAAATATCTTTACCTGTTTTTGGTCTCGCCTCATACAAGTTCAAGGGACCCCTATGGACTCCAAGTGGTGGATACGAGCGTCAATTATCCAACTCTCTTTTACAGAATGCTGATAAATGGTTAAGACTGCTTCAGGTCAGTCACCCAGATTTCCTGTTTTTCAGCCGTTGA
- the LOC127098323 gene encoding putative glutamine amidotransferase GAT1_2.1, protein MGSSDLSLLLPRVLIVSRRTIRKNKFVDFVGEYHLDLIVRYGAVPIIVPRVTGIHTLLESFEPIHGVLLCEGEDIDPSHYDDPQLCGLTPQELEAIRELHPSDAAIDKEKDSIELALAKLCLERNIPYLGICRGSQILNVSCGGTLYQDIDREIVEKNHEFRRVVHMDYLNYDGHRHSINVIANTPLHDWFKDSFVDGKMEIMVNSYHHQGVKRLAQRFVPMAFAPDGLMEGFYDPDNYSPEDGKFIMGLQFHPERMRNHESDEFDYPGCSMAYQEFAKAVIAFEKKLSSSILVPKSPKLNEELEQKRKQIVKSFSVARDMYKSDSHVDVSQSSVLKPGADFLQASTALSLQQENRLKQVGATYRNGSSYAQKMKMNQTREKAARNMMSNMSVEQLTELVSFYGSMHQICSETIDRKMNELVVEES, encoded by the exons ATGGGTAGCTCTGATCTGTCATTGCTTTTGCCTCGGGTTCTGATCGTTTCTCGACGTACCATTCGCAAGAACAAATTTGTAGATTTTGTTG GTGAGTATCATCTTGATCTCATTGTAAGATATGGAGCTGTTCCCATCATTGTCCCTAGAGTCACTGGAATTCACACTCTCTTAGAAAGCTTTGAGCCTATTCATGGTGTTCTTCTTTGTGAAGGTGAGGACATTGATCCCTCTCATTATGATGATCCTCAACTCTGTGGACTTACACCTCAAGAGCTTGAGGCCATAAGGGAGCTTCATCCAAGTGATGCTGCCATTGATAAAGAGAAAGACTCCATTGAGCTAGCGCTTGCTAAACTCTGCCTTGAAAGAAATATACCTTATTTGGGTATATGCAGAGGCTCTCAAATTCTTAATGTTTCCTGTGGAGGCACTCTTTACCAAGATATAGACAGAGAGATAGTTGAGAAAAACCATGAGTTTCGAAGAGTGGTTCACATGGACTATCTAAACTATGATGGACATCGGCATTCCATAAATGTTATAGCGAACACGCCTTTGCATGACTGGTTTAAAGATTCTTTTGTGGACGGGAAAATGGAGATCATGGTGAACAGTTACCACCACCAAGGCGTTAAGAGATTGGCACAGAGATTTGTTCCAATGGCATTTGCTCCGGATGGCTTGATGGAAGGATTTTACGATCCTGATAATTATAGTCCTGAAGATGGTAAGTTTATTATGGGACTTCAGTTTCATCCCGAGAGAATGAGGAACCATGAAAGTGATGAATTTGATTATCCTGGATGCAGTATGGCTTATCAG GAGTTTGCAAAAGCTGTAATAGCTTTCGAGAAAAAACTTAGCAGCTCAATACTTGTCCCCAAGTCTCCAAAGCTAAATGAGGAACTGGAGCAAAAGAGAAAACAGATTGTGAAAAGCTTTTCAGTCGCTAGAGACATGTATAAGTCCGATTCTCATGTCGATGTGAGCCAAAGTTCTGTACTTAAGCCGGGAGCAGACTTTCTACAG GCAAGTACAGCACTGAGTTTGCAGCAGGAGAATAGGCTAAAGCAGGTTGGTGCAACCTATAGAAACGGTTCAAGTTACGCACAAAAGATGAAAATGAATCAGACGAGGGAGAAGGCTGCTAGGAACATGATGTCAAATATGTCTGTGGAGCAGTTAACAGAATTGGTGTCTTTTTATGGATCGATGCATCAGATATGTTCTGAGACAATTGACAGAAAGATGAATGAACTAGTTGTAGAAGAAAGTTGA